In Trichoderma atroviride chromosome 2, complete sequence, one DNA window encodes the following:
- a CDS encoding uncharacterized protein (EggNog:ENOG41), whose protein sequence is MPKELMAVRILFDEYHKDVNTAKEDTNHYTLGRIGCHNVVATCLPSGIYGTNSAAVTASCMKSSFPKVRFCLLVGIGGGVSSDKNDVRLGDVVVSHPERSLPGVIQYDLGKALQNNVFELTGTLRPPPQVLLSAISHLKSNPKPDGSLIKYLKDIEKRRKEYRRPIQDQGHCFGTTSGDSTAKKASLNEVSNETGIRLRPNHPVIHYGLIASGNLVIKDMLTRDRLASEYGAICFEMEAAGVMNVLPCLVIRGISDYANSQKNDIWQEYAAAAAASYAKLLLCVVKPA, encoded by the coding sequence ATGCCCAAAGAGCTTATGGCTGTCCGGATATTGTTCGACGAATACCACAAAGACGTAAATACTGCAAAAGAAGACACCAACCACTATACCCTGGGTCGAATAGGATGCCACAATGTTGTGGCAACCTGTCTTCCGTCTGGAATATATGGAACGAATTCTGCTGCTGTTACAGCGTCGTGTATGAAATCCAGCTTTCCAAAAGTCAGGTTCTGCCTTTTAGTAGGCATTGGGGGCGGCGTGTCTTCTGATAAGAACGATGTACGTTTGGGGGACGTTGTTGTCAGCCATCCAGAACGCAGCTTGCCAGGGGTGATCCAGTATGATCTTGGCAAGGCGCTTCAGAACAACGTTTTCGAGTTGACTGGTACATTACGGCCGCCTCCGCAGGTCTTACTGAGTGCCATTAGTCACCTAAAATCAAATCCAAAACCTGATGGATCTCTTATCAAGTATCTGAAGGACATTGAGAAGCGCAGAAAGGAGTATCGCCGCCCTATTCAAGATCAGGGTCATTGTTTTGGGACGACATCTGGAGACTCCACAGCGAAGAAAGCATCTCTTAATGAGGTCAGTAACGAAACGGGAATTCGGCTTAGACCAAATCACCCAGTGATACATTACGGGCTCATCGCATCTGGTAACCTCGTCATTAAAGACATGCTTACCAGAGATCGACTGGCAAGCGAGTACGGCGCGATTTGTTTTGAGATGGAGGCAGCAGGTGTTATGAATGTGTTGCCGTGTCTAGTGATTCGAGGAATTTCTGACTATGCAAACTCCCAGAAGAACGACATTTGGCAAGAATATGCCgcagctgccgcagcttcGTATGCCAAATTACTTCTATGTGTGGTGAAGCCCGCTTGA
- a CDS encoding uncharacterized protein (EggNog:ENOG41) translates to MVKNVIAIGTYNVQMYDVPGVAALSASIRQQKFKLEVNSDISLIVEAGEVLAWIGAALRASPYNDRLAYCSPVITWLDTSNCSIDFMVEEVPQQTVVSNGQCWHRMFKNAVIAKGFPIRRKSEARAGLEIPLNIMAGLVRTKRIEQFNGKDFIKGFSAMLVPKKRSSDTIIWHYVYKQDGSYISFLDNSGAHEEQVTNTDVETSRHVVGWCMEAEIYAGSSKANPVNCSDLPKPQSGGLFSSMSVSMGRYITGGSPYMLGVKDIPIHISEDGYIPKLKWISKKFVLLWDEANKRGWLVNGTTALLHLVRASLDHDSKDEFSSAFLFKKELIQESEDPFKTHSATHVLINEVNRKLPIYRNRDGYIQFEDRVEHMHSVLERLINYQKCVSGDLKEFRSHPRRNLEGWDFRDLATNHDPLHSRVTMLAPEGKGWVDFVRATHTITLFGSGFGDLIQTTPTKNCKYWSRLPENKYYLAVAIPD, encoded by the exons ATGGTTAAGaacgtcatcgccatcgggACCTACAATGTGCAAATGT ATGATGTTCCTGGGGTGGCGGCGTTATCCGCCTCTATCAGACAACAAAAATTTAAGCTCGAGGTAAATTCTGATATAAGTCTTATTGTAGAAGCAGGAGAAGTACTTGCTTGGATTGGCGCAGCGTTGCGGGCATCTCCTTACAATGATAGACTGGCATACTGCAGCCCAGTTATCACTTGGCTCGATACGTCCAACTGCAGCATTGATTTCATGGTTGAAGAAGTCCCACAGCAGACCGTTGTTTCCAATGGCCAATGCTGGCATCGCATGTTTAAAAATGCAGTTATAGCTAAAGGGTTTCCCATTCGACGGAAATCTGAGGCGCGCGCTGGTCTTGAGATCCCACTCAACATCATGGCAGGCCTGGTTCGAACCAAGAGGATTGAGCAGTTTAATGGAAAGGACTTTATCAAGGGCTTTTCTGCAATGTTGGTACCCAAAAAACGATCAAGCGATACCATCATTTGGCACTATGTTTACAAACAGGATGGAAGCTATATTTCATTCTTGGATAACTCTGGAGCCCATGAGGAACAAGTTACCAACACCGATGTTGAGACGAGCCGGCATGTTGTTGGGTGGTGTATGGAGGCAGAGATTTATGCTG GATCTTCAAAGGCTAACCCCGTCAACTGCTCAGATTTGCCCAAACCCCAGTCTGGTGGTCTTTTCTCCAGTATGTCTGTATCTATGGGAAGATACATTACGGGTGGCTCTCCTTATATGCTGGGAGTTAAAGACATACCTATCCATATATCAGAAGATGGCTATATTCCAAAACTGAAGTGGATTTCCAAAAAGTTTGTGTTGCTGTGGGATGAAGCCAATAAGCGCGGATGGCTAGTTAACGGCACCACCGCGTTACTTCACCTTGTTCGTGCATCACTTGATCACGATAGTAAAGACGAATTTAGCTCTGCATTCCTTTTCAAAAAAGAGCTCATCCAGGAATCAGAAGATCCTTTCAAAACACATTCAGCTACACATGTCCTCATCAATGAAGTTAATAGAAAACTTCCTATATACAGGAACCGAGACGGATACATTCAATTCGAGGATCGCGTCGAACACATGCATAGCGTCCTTGAACGACTCATCAACTACCAAAAATGTGTAAGTGGAGACTTGAAAGAATTTAGAAGCCACCCGCGGCGAAACTTGGAAGGATGGGACTTTAGAGACCTGGCGACAAATCACGATCCCCTTCATTCTCGCGTAACGATGCTAGCCCCTGAAGGCAAAGGATGGGTTGACTTCGTCAGAGCTACACATACAATAACACTGTTTGGAAGCGGTTTTGGTGATTTAATTCAGACCACTCCAACAAAGAATTGCAAGTACTGGTCTCGCCTTCCTGAAAATAAATACTACCTTGCAGTCGCCATCCCCGATTGA
- a CDS encoding uncharacterized protein (EggNog:ENOG41), which yields MDKELLLGDITISDTVIQYDLGRRYADGFREKDTLEESLGRPNKNVRSPITLVPFRQMKLCVDVNDDKATEVEAELEAQGYQVTEEFEEPK from the exons ATGGACAAAGAATTACTGTTGGGAGACATAACCATTAGCGATACCGTTATCCAGTACGATTTAGGCCGTCGTTATGCTGATGGATTCCGTGAGAAGGACACCCTCGAAGAGAGCCTTGGTCGGCCAAATAAGAACGTTCGGAGTCCAATCACT CTCGTTCCCTTTCGGCAAATGAAGCTGTGTGTGGATGTCAATGACGACAAAGCCACAGAGGTCGAGGCTGAACTCGAAGCGCAAGGATATCAAGTCACTGAAGAATTTGAAGAACCGAAGTAG
- a CDS encoding uncharacterized protein (EggNog:ENOG41~SECRETED:SignalP(1-26)), with protein MPVFQTLNSIVLYLSMAQIWHSLVGAQILKQSCINDSCSAKRITISNPPINLWDANVITAFNAFMLSLQDQNDTKVVVFDSDSPDFWASTLDFNLFSPNGIPGRNVSALVDTYFANLDLLLTTPVIFIGETNGRAWGAGDEHLLRMDMRFAGPQAQFGAPEAAVGVIHVGGLQQLVRLIGPGRASEYLLAAAQVSASEAARVGWVNSVYPTVKALHQHVDSVATRIALFPIEALQATKASIAEQAPPKTAFENDLARFNQLASLPQALENLASVLRLSHNQSRSWEENLNNNIVQQLY; from the coding sequence ATGCCGGTCTTCCAAACTCTCAATAGCATTGTCCTCTACCTCTCCATGGCCCAAATCTGGCACAGCTTGGTAGGAGCCCAGATCCTCAAACAGTCATGCATCAACGATTCCTGCAGCGCCAAGCGCATCACAATCTCCAACCCCCCCATCAATCTATGGGACGCCAACGTCATCACCGCATTCAACGCCTTCATGCTCAGCCTACAAGATCAAAACGACACCAAAGTCGTAGTTTTCGACAGCGACAGCCCCGACTTCTGGGCCTCTACTCTTGACTTCAACCTCTTTTCGCCGAATGGCATCCCAGGACGCAATGTCTCTGCTCTCGTGGACACATACTTTGCAAATCTGGACCTCCTCTTGACAACgcccgtcatcttcatcggcgAGACAAACGGCCGAGCCTGGGGCGCCGGAGACGAGCATCTGCTCAGAATGGACATGCGATTTGCCGGTCCACAGGCACAATTCGGCGCCCCTGAAGCAGCCGTCGGAGTGATCCACGTCGGAGGTCTCCAACAGCTAGTAAGGCTCATTGGTCCTGGACGTGCTTCGGAATATCTGCTTGCCGCCGCTCAAGTCAGTGCTTCTGAAGCAGCCCGCGTAGGCTGGGTCAACTCTGTGTATCCCACAGTCAaggctcttcatcagcatgTCGACAGCGTGGCGACGAGAATTGCACTCTTTCCCATCGAGGCACTTCAGGCCACCAAGGCTAGCATTGCAGAGCAAGCTCCACCTAAGACGGCCTTTGAAAACGATCTTGCTCGGTTCAATCAGTTGGCATCGTTGCCACAGGCGTTGGAAAACTTGGCCAGCGTTCTCCGGCTATCTCATAACCAATCCAGATCATGGGAAGAGAATCTCAACAATAATATTGTCCAGCAGCTTTATTAA